The genomic region CCCCCATCTTTCCGGCCATATGGTCTGTGCAGTCGGGGATGTTGTCACGTACAATCTCCAGAAGCACGGGATCGTTCCCGATGTGGCAGTTGTCGATGGCTTCACGATGCGGACGCCCTGCAGCAGGATACCGGAAGTCACCAGTACCTGTACCATGGTCAAGAACCCGGCAGGAACGCTGACTGACGAACTGATCGATGCTCTCGACCGGGCAGTTGCAAACCCACCCACAACCATCGTTGTCGATGGGGAGGAAGACCTGGCAGTCATCCCCATGGTGATCGCAGCCCCGCTTGGGGCGATCGTTCTCTACGGCCAGCCGGGGGAGGGGGTTGTATTCAGGACCGTGACCCCGGAAGCCAAGGAAACAGCGAGAATCTTCCTCAGCCACTTTATCCGTTCATAACCCTGAGGGTTCCGGCCGGAACCGATAATACCGGATCCCGTTTTGTATTTCTTCTCAGAACGGGGTCACATTTTAAATAAACCGGTTCCCAATAATTACAGGATATCGATGGACTTTGAGATCACCAGCGATAAAAGGAATGAGCTTTTATCCAGAAGAGAGGTTCAGTTTAACCTCAAATACGACGGTGCAACCCCCTCCCGCATGCAGATCATCGGGAAACTCTGCGCACTCCTGAACGTGAAGGAGCACCAGGTTACCCTTGACACCCTGAACAGCAGTTTCGGCAAGACCGAGCTTACCGGTGCGGCACGCATCTACGACTCTGAAGAGACCAGGAACAAGACCGAACGCCCGCATCTCGCTGCGCGCGGTATGCCCAAGCCCAAGGAAGAGGGAGCTGCATAATCATGGCAGCCAAGAAGGCAGCAGCTTCCAAGGGAACCGTGAGGGGCGCCTACTTCAAGGTTGAAGGCGCAAAGGTTACCACTGCAAAGAAATACTGCCCGCGCTGCGGACCCGGTGTCATGATGGCAGACCACAAGGACCGGGCCACCTGCGGCAAATGCGGATACACCGAATTCAGAAAATAAGCACCAATGCCTGTTTTTGGGCAGATACTCGGGATTGAGGGCACTGCCTGGAATCTCAGTGCCGCTCTTTTTGATCACGATCTTCTTGCTCTTGCATCGCGTCCGTACCGCCCTGCACAGGGGGGAATTCACCCCCGGGAAGCAGCGCAGCACCACGCGTCAGTGATGAACGAACTCATCGGCTCGGTCCTCTCAGAGCCGGAGAAGGTCAGCGGGATAGCATTTTCCCAGGGACCGGGTCTTGGCCCCTGCCTTCGCACGGTAGCCACGGCAGCCCGCTCCCTTGCCCTTGCGCTCGATGTCCCGCTTGTCGGGGTCAACCACTGCGTTGCCCACGTGGAGATCGGGTGTTTTGCCACCGGGTGCAAAGACCCCATAGTCCTCTATGCAAGCGGGGCAAACACCCAGGTGATCGGGTACCTGAACGGGCGGTATCGTATCTTTGGAGAGACGCTCGATATCGGGATCGGCAATGCCCTGGACAAATTTGCCCGGGCAAAAAACTTCCCTCACCCCGGGGGCCCCCTTATCGAAACAAATGCACAGGGCGGCCGGTATATCGAACTTCCCTATACCGTAAAAGGGATGGATCTCGCCTTCTCGGGCCTCATCTCAGCTGCAAAGGATAGCCGGGCACCGCTTGCGGATGTCTGTTACAGCCTTCAGGAGACCGCGTTTGCCATGTGCGTGGAAGTGACGGAGCGGGCACTCTCTCTGTCCGGTAAAGAGGAAGTTCTTCTGGTCGGGGGAGTGGGAGCGAACCGGCGTCTTCAGGATATGCTCCGGATCATGTGCGAGGAGCGCGGGGCACGGTTCTTTGTGCCCGAACAGAAATATCTCGGAGATAACGGGGCTATGATTGCCTACACGGGTAAACTGATGCTGGAGAGCGGAACATCGCTCCCCATCGAAGCCTCGCAGGTCAACCCCTCGTTCCGTTCGGACGAGGTCGAAGTCACCTGGAAGCGGGATCCGGCGAAACCTGTGCCGGGCGCCACCGGCAGGAAGAAAGACGCACCAAGACAGGGTGCGGAAGCGGTGATCACCTTTGGACCAGCCGTGGTTGAAAAATACCGGGTTGCAAAAAAATACCGGGTTCCTGCCCTGGACCGTCGCCTGGTAACCGAGCGGACCCGGGCAGAGGCGCGGCTCATCCATGCAGCCCGGAAAGGCGGCGTGCCGACCCCGGTCCTGCACGACATCACTGCCGATACCATCGTGATGGAACGGATCTCAGGCACCCTGCTCACCGATGACCTGAACGAAAAGAACCTCAGGAATGCGGGAAATGCCATTGGAAAACTGCATTCCGCAGGGCTCATGCACGGGGATCTCACCACAAGCAACCTTGTCCTGCGCGAGGGGGACGGGGCCTGCGTCCTCATCGATTTCGGGCTTGCGCAGGTGACCCAGGAGATCGAACAGCGGGGCGTTGACATCCACGTCCTCTACCAGACCCTGGAGAGCACAGCTCCCGACCGGTGTGCCGGACTCAAGGCTGCATTCGAATCGGGATACAGAGAGACATTTGCCGGGGCCGATGAGATCCTTGCCCGGGAACACGAGATCGAACTCCGGGGGAGATACCTGTGAAGATCACGATGGTGACCGGCAATGCAAACAAAGCCCGGGAGGTCGCAGCCTTCTTCGGGGGGCTGCTCGAAGTATCCCACGTCACCCTGGACCTCCCCGAACACCGTTCGGAGGATGTCGGGGAGATTGCCGAGGGAAAAGCCCGGTTTGCGTACGCGCAGCTCAAAACCCCGCTTATCGTGGACGATACGGGCTTCTCCATCCGCGCACTCAACGGATTCCCCGGCCCCTATGCCGCCTATGTCCAGCAATCCATCGGCAATACCGGTATCCTGAAACTGATGGAAGGCCGGACGGACCGGGCTGCACACTTTACAACGGCGATTGCCTATGCGGATGCGAGGGGAGTGCAGATTTTTTCAGGAGTCCTTGACGGGCAGATCACCCACAGTCCAAGAGGGGATGGCGGGTTTGGTTACGATCCCATCTTCGAGATCGGGGGAAAGACGCTTGCCGAGATCCCCATGGAAGAGAAGAGCAAAATGTCCCACCGGGCCCGTGCGCTTGCCGCGTTCCATGACTGGTTTGTAACGGACACACGACTGGCCGGAGAACCCCGTGACACAAACGGTTAAGAAGTCTTACAGCTTTGTTATAAGGGCAGACAGGAGTGTTTCTTAATGGCAAAGTTTCCAGAAGCCGAAGCCCGGTTACTCAACGTGAAAATATGCATGCACTGTAATGCACGCAATGCAATTCGTGCAACCAGCTGCCGCAAGTGCGGTTACCAGAACCTGCGGCCCAAGAACAAGGAACGGAAAGCGTAATCAAAATTAAAATATCCAGATTCTTTTTTCCGGTCCTGCCGGTTTTTACAACAGATGCAGTACAGTATCACATGCACAGCCTGCGGCATCGTAACCCTGGGCAGTACAAAACGCAAGGATTCCCCATTGGACCTTGGAATTTTTAAAAAAGGACTTTATTAGAATATAGGATTCTTTCCCGTTCTGACCGGTCTCATCCGGAACAGAGTACGCAAAAATTACGTGCGGGATTATGCCGTATAATACGTTACCCGCTTACCTTTCTTGGCATATTCACCGGCAAAGGTCTCGATATTGCGCTTGTACCCGATACGGTCGACAAACCCAAGTGAGCGGAGTTTTTCCCGGACCCGCATGACATCTGCCTCGTCCGCCCAGTCTTTCGTGTACACGTAAATCACCTTGCGGTTGTCCCGGGAATCGGGATTGGGTTTGGCCGTGCTCACTTTTGCCGAGATACCCAGTTCAAGTGAAACGGTAGCATCCCGGACCTTCTTCCATGCCGCATCGGCGAGATCCGGTTCCTGGAAGATCAGCCATTTGCCGGCATTCTCGTCTTCGATGGCTTCGGGAGCGCTGCCGGGGGCGTCGAGAACAATCCAGTACATCTGGGTGGTCTTTGAGGGAAGAGTCCCTTCCCCTTCGCAGAGCATCCGGTAGATCGTATCGATACCGGAAAACCGGTTGATCATAGCTTCTGCCAGCTGGGGGTATTCTTCCCGGAATGCATCGAAGATAGCGGAGAGCTCCGCTTTGAAGTCGATACCTTCCTCAACGTACATGTACAGGTACCTGCCCTGTTCCCGCAGCCTGCGGTTCAGGAGATGCTCGAAGATGCCGTATGCCACATCAGCCAGCGCTTCGGGATCGACTTCAGCCATAAGTACCAGTCGGCTGTTGGCAAAAAAATAGTTTCCTGTATTGATCCAAAAAACCCGGAACAGATACGGATTCTGCCACTGCCTGCAGCGCAGGAGAATGTGTGCGCTCATTCAGAAAAACCGCCCATTCTGAGCCCGGATTATTGGGATTATCGAATAATTTAAAAGACACGGATGAGAACATGTACTAATTATGGAATGGAAACGTGACTGGGGCCTTACGGCCAGGGTTTGGTTCACCGGGCTGCTGTTATTACTGCTCTACCTGGTGTTCATGACCATCCTGCTGGCATTCGGTGTTGGTTACTGGTTCATTGTCCTCATAGCAGTGGGCATGGCATTGTTCCAGTATTTCTTCTCGGACAAGATGGTACTCTGGTCGACCGGCGCACGCATTATCGAGGCCGACGAATACCCCGAACTGCACCGGACCGTGGAGAAGCTGTGCAAGGAAGCCGAGCTTCCCATGCCAAGGCTTGCCATCATGCAGAGCCCGGTACCCAATGCATTTGCTACCGGCAGGAGCCCGAAACATGCAGTTGTTGCCTGTACGGACTCGATCATGCGGCTTTTGAACAAGGATGAGCTCGAAGCAGTGCTTGCCCACGAGCTTTCCCATGTGAAGAACCGCGATATCCTGACGATGACTTTCGCAAGCCTCATCGCCATGATCGCATCGATGATCATGCAGAGCTTCTTCTTCTCCGCATTGTTCGGCGGGAACAACCGGGAGAACGGCGGGGGGATCATCATCTGGATCGTTGCGATCATTGTCTACGCGGTGAGCACCCTCCTCATCCTTGCCCTTTCGCGGTACCGCGAGTTTGCGGCAGACCGGGGCAGTGCTCTCATCACCCGGAATCCCCGGGCGCTCATGTCCGCCCTCAATAAGATCAGTGGCCGGATAGATGTGATTCCACCCGATGCAAAGGCGAAAGTGGAGGGGGCAAATGCCTTCTTCATCATCCCGGCACTCTCGGGAAATTCCATCATGGAACTCCTCTCAACCCACCCGCCGCTCGAGAAGCGGATTGCCAACCTCGAGAAAGTCGAAGCCGAACTCCGGGGCTACTAATTTTTTTCTGGAATTCTTCCGGACAATTGAAAAAAGTACGGATAACCAGAGACAATTATTAATACACTGCCACACCAAAATTGTAGAGCACGTGCATCGATGGTCTAGAGGTATGACTTAGGCCTTCCAAGCCTATAGCCCGGGTTCGATTCCCGGTCGATGCATTCAGGGCTCGTGGTCTAGTTGGCTATGACGTCGCCTTCACACGGCGAAGATCTCGAGTTCGAATCTCGACGGGCCCACTGATTCTGGATGTTTTTGTGTCCGGACCGTTCTTTTTTTATCGCCTTTGCCGAATAGATTCTGTACATGAGACCGGTCTTTGTCAGCGGGGTCCCCCGGGATTGCGGGGATAATGTTCTTGCCGCCGCTATCCGCGACACCCTTGTTGCAGCAACGGACGATTTTGCCTGGCTGAAGGACGGCAACACGGTTCTTTTAAAGCCGGCGCTGAATTCCGGGAACCCCTATCCCTCCACTACCCACCCGCTCGCACTTTCGGTCACGGCAGGCATCCTGGAGGAACGGGGAGCACGGGTCGTGATCGGCGACCAGTCCGGGATTGAGCATGTGCTCCACCATCCCGGGGGGGTAATCCTGGGCAGCAGCCGGGAGAACTTTCTCAGATCGGGAATGGGAACGGGACTCGAAAGCCGGTTTGTCAGTTTCGAAGACGAAGGATGGGACTCGGGATTTTATCATCACCGGTCTGATCGCACCCGTTCATGGCCCCGCGGGTTTTTCATCTCCCGGTGGGCAGCAAAAGCAGACCATATCATCTGCCTGCCCCGCCTCAGTACCCACAGCCAGGCAGGCGCCACCCTCGGGCTGAAATGTATGGTGGGCATGCTCCGCGAAGACAGCAGGATGGAGTTCCATGCCAACGGGCCGTACAACTCATTCATTCTGGGTGCTGCAAAAGGGAGCTCGCTGGTTTCCCATAATGATGGTTCCGGCACGTTCTTTGAGAAGATTGTCGAGATCAGCGATGCCATCCGGGAGAAAGTGCGCCTCACCCTCGTGGTTGCAACAGCTGCACAGGCAACCTTCGGGCCTGACCGGTACAGTCTCCGGCTGGGACCTGTGGGTCTTGGAAAAGCATACGTTGCCAGGCCGGACGCGGGACTGGTATTTGCAAGCGCTGATCCGGTTGCCGCAGAGGCATTTTCCCTTGCGCTGCTCAGGGATCTCAAATCCAGAATCCCGTTCTTGCCAAGATTCTCCGAGCGCTGTATCCTGTCTTCCAATCCAAATGTCCAGAATCTTCTTAAAATTCCGGTAAAGGATCACCCGTATATCCGGCACGCAATGAAGATCGGTCTTGGTGAAATGCCCGGCCGGATCGTTTACCGGAATGTTCCGGTTGCTCTTGCAGAGCAGCTGGACCGCGAACTGCGGTGATTGTCGCGGTTCTCCATCGTATTTCCACTGGAAACAAAGGGGTATCTATATGATTGTAATACGGCTCTATAGATCGCCTATGCATTGCATAATCAAGTACGGCAATGCTGGTTATCCATAACGATGGGGTCAACAGCGGATACCCCATGATCAGGAAGATTCTTCCGGTATGCCGGGGGGATGGCGGAAGAAGATGGCGATGATCACGAACGGGAAGAAATAAATGATGTCATAGTAGGGGAAACCGGAGAGGAGAACCGCGATCCCGAATAGGGAAACCCCTACGGGTACAAGGTACTTTTTCTGCAGGAAGATAGCTTCAGCACCAGTCAGTTCCGGGACAAGCAGGGACGGGCGGGCCCGGCAGGCATAGTACCAGGCGCCGGCAAGCAGGAGCGCAAGAACCAGATAATTGAGCTGGAAGACTATGTCCGATATCGGAATTTCAGAGCCGTCAGACGTGAATGACTGGGTGAACGGGACGAAGACCACTACCATGAGGGAGAGGAGATGGATATAGAGGAAACGGGAATCGTACGTTTTCATCCGGTGGAACATCTGGAAGTAGAAGAGCCAGAACATGCCGAGGATGAGGAACGCCCCGATAAAATCCAGAACCGAAAGGAGCGTGGTATCGATGAACCGGAAGAAGGCGGTGGTATCAGTCAGCGTTCCGGGCGGGGGAAACTGGAGGTTGCGGATCATCAGGGTCATGGTGAAGGCATAGATGCCGTTTGTAAGGCGCTCAAGGTTGACTTTGTTGATCGGTTCTGAAACAACCATGCCGTGATCTCCTGTAGTACCATTGAATTGTTTTTTTTGGGTATTCTTTTTTTACATCCGATCACATTGCATGGGTCCGGCAAACAAAGGGAGGGTGGGGGGTATACCCCCCCCTGCCATAATTTTCCGGGCTGGGGTGACCCCCCACCCTGTTTAACGTGACGGGGGGGTCGGCCCCCCCACGCATCTGAAAAATCCCGGGTACCTACTCATTTCTGCTAATCCCGCACTGACGGCATATCACGCCGGATATTCCATGCGAAATTCCCCGCATGAACAAGTGAAAACCATGCGTTACTCATAGTTGAGATGGGGGGTGGGGGGTATACCCCCCCTGCTATAATTTTCCGGGCAGGGTGATCCCCCCCTCCCTGTTCAGAGTGAAGGGGGGGCCACCCCCCACCAATATACTCTTCCCCGCCCTATATTCAGGCACAGGAGATCCAGAATGCAGATCACCCCCGCCATCCATGCACTCCGGCACCCGTTCCAGGTCCCGGTTGCACCGGGCATAGCTCTCGACCGATTCGTGTACTCGTATCTCATTGCAGGAGAGACGATCACCCTCACCGATACCGGTGTAGCGGGATGTGAAACACGGATCTTCGACTATATCCGGTCCATCGGGCGCGATCCGAACGAGATCTCGCTCATCATCCTGACCCACTCCCATCCCGATCATATCGGGGCTGCCCGGGCAATACGGGACGCAACAGGGTGTACCGTTGCAGCACACGCGGCCGAGCGGGCCTGGATCGAGGATGTAGGGCGCCAGAATCGGGAGCGTCCGGTGCCGGGATTCGACACCCTTGTCGGAGGGCCGGTACCGCTTGATTTCGAGCTCGAAGACGGCTGCACCATCGATACCGATGGAACCGCTGAATACGAGGTCCAGGTGATACATACACCGGGACATTCCGCAGGTTCGATCGCTCTGTTCATGACCGGGGAGGGGGCTCTTTTTTCCGGGGATGCCATTCCGGTTGCGGGCGATCTCCCGGTCTATGACGATGCCGCAGGATCCGTGCGATCGATCCGGCTCCTCCGTTCGTTGCAGGGGATCCGGCATCTCCTTTCTGCCTGGGACGAGCCCCGGAGCGGGGATGCCGTCTATCTGCAGATGGACCGGGCACTCGCATATCTCCGGAAAATCCACAATGCCGTACTGGCATCGGCAGGTGAAAGCGATCCCGAGATTATGGAAGTTACAAGGAGAACCGCAGAAGCGCTGGGACTCCCCCCGCAGGCGATTAACCCGCTGCTCGCCCGCACGTTTGCAGCAAACCTCAAGGCACGGGACTACGCGATCTTCATCGACTGACATCTTCATCGACTGACCATTCGGGGGGCCGTTTACTGCAGGGAGCCGTTCTCCCGGCGTACCTGAACCAGCCATGCATCGAACTCCTGAAAGAAACGGGCGATGCGCTCGCGCTCATCGGGAGTCCGTACCGAGATTTTATTGTGGTAATACCGGGACTGGTCTTTTGCATCCCAGTGATCCTTCTCGCCATCAACCGGGGATAATTCTGCTTCATCTCCGGTCCGGCATGGTTCATTTTTCAGGGTGCGGCAGAACGCGGTCCGGACCGGTGACCGGAGGGGTTTTACCGCACACCGGGTATCCGACCGGCCATCCCAGTGTTCATTGACCGGGAAGCCGGCCCGGGCAAGGGGCCGGTCCCACGTGGCATCCACAAAAACCCACCGGCACCCGATCTGGACACGGCAGGCCAGGTGATGGGAGATCGGAACAATGGCAGCCAGTTCCCGGAGCCCGGGCGGGTAACGGATATTCGGATCATTCCAGGAGAAGGCAATCGTGGCATATACCACATTCAGGTTCAGCCTCCGGTACATATCCGCAAGCAGGTAGTGCTTCGGGCCGCAATATCCCCTGCCGATCCGGAGCATCTCTTCCGGCCCCGACAGGAGATCTCCCCGGGGGACCGCAAGCGAGTACGGGATATCGCGGATGTGCTCAAAGATCGAGATCATGCTCTGGTGGGTGTCCAGACCGTGAGTCCATTCTTTAAAAGCACTGGCTACCAGCGAGGGCATGGGCGATCCACTCTATACCAGACTGGAGGGACGTACTGATAAAACCCCCGCCTGCCATGGATGCCGGGAAGGTATTCTCAAAGACGAATACTTAATGAAAAATCGAGAAACTACCCCGTCGGGGGAAAACTATTGAGCGGGGCCGCCGCCCGGACTCTTCCGGCCGGCGGCTGACCGCGTGCAAAAGGAAAAAGTAAGATTATGCGTTCTTCATCTTGGCTTTTGCGACGAATCCGTCTTTGCCAATGTAGTACATGAAGCCCTTTTCCTTGGCAATCTTCTCAGTACCGACTTTCTTCTTCTTGCCGGTCTTGTTGTGCTTCATCGGGGCTGCCCAGACGTATCCATCCTTGCCGATAAAGTAGAGGTAGCCCTTTTCGCGCTGGATCTTTTCTTTTCCAATTTTGGTTCCCATTTAAACACCTCAAAACCACTATTGGGTTTTGATAATGAATGGTGACGCCTGATAATATAAAAGGTTTCCGTCGAAAGCCCGTCGATACCTCAATTTTTACCAAAATTCTGGGGGTATTTTGGTCATTGTGGCGCACTATTCCCTCCGATTAAAAACCTTCCAAAAACGCTTCTTTTTTCGTTTAACAGGCTATTTATGGCTTAAATGGAGGTTGGTGCAGGCAGGGGGACCGGATGTCAAAGCGCATTCTGTGCAGGGGTTTTCATGAGGGGGAAACGGGGGTGCCGCAGGCCCTCATCCCAGCTTCATGACCGGACGGATCCGTTCGGGAACAATGCGGGTGATGGTGAGCGGCATCGCGGTTCCCTCCGGGCTCAGGGTAACGGCAAAGGTCCCGGACGGCCGGACACCCGTGGAAGAGCATATCAGGAGCTCGAACTCTTCATCGGGTTCCATCCAGTTGTCCGCATCGGCAACATGGCCGGGGAGCATATTGTATTTCCCGGCAATCGTCCAGTTGGGGCAGACCAGAGGCAGGGTATTTGTCCGGGCGATCTGCTCGGTAACCCCTTCCCCTTTCCAGCTCACCCGGACCTGGTCCATATCGATGGCACCGGTATGCCCGAGGAAAAGGGAGACCATCACCTGGACCGCCCCGAGCCGTTTGGGATCCGGCCGGGGGACAATATAGAGGGGCTTATTGCTCACCCGGCTGACTGCGGGAAACCCGAACACGGATCCAACGGGCTGCATGTGATCTCCGGATACGTAGATGCTGTCTGCCACCATCCCTCCCGGGAATGTCCTGACCCATCCCGGGGTCTCCCCGGGGTTTGTGAAAACGATAATTGCGATAACTGCTGCCAGGAGAACCAGGATCAGGATCACGAGCTCAAGACCCGTGAATGCATCGTCATGTTTCCCGTTATACACCACGGTATCACTCCGAACCAAGGGATATGACGGGCTGGGTCATGGGGGGAACCGTGATCAGTGCAACCGGCGGCTGGGAACTCCCGGGGGGGTTCACCGTGATGGCGAACTGCTGGTACGGGGGAGTAGTACTCGCCGGGCAGACCACGATCTCAAACTGCTCACCGGGATAGAGGATGTCCGTTCCCGTCAGGGACGAGACAGCAGGTTTGCTTCCCGCCCCTCCGGCTGTGGGAAGATTCTTTGGAAGTTTTCCGGCAGTTACCGGTGCCGGTTGGGGCACGTCAAACCGGTTGGTGATCATCCAGCCCGGGCAGACGAGAGGTTGTGCAGTCTTCCGGGGGATCGTTTCCACACCGCCGGCCTTTGTGACATAGAGGTTCACGTTGTCGAAATCAACTCCCCCCATATCACCCATAAAGAGTTCCACGGTCATCTGAACAGCCCCGAGATTTGCGGCATCCTGCTGCGGGTACTGGATCATGACATCCGAACGGTTGCCATTCACGGCCGAAAAGCCGGTGACCGGTCCCACATGCCGCAATGCATACCCGGATTCCCCGGCAAAGGTTCCTGCCATTCCTTCCGAAGGATTTTTAAACATGCCAGAAAGGGTGACAAGAGCAACGTGGCCGATCACGACAAGGACAAGAATAATCACGATCAGTTCCAGGATGGTGAGGCCGTTCTCATTCTTGTAATTATATGGCATCATTTCAGTGCAATCTCCGGTCGATCAGGCGTTTCGGCCGCCCTTTTTGTTTGTGCAGTTCAAGCTCCCCGGCCCGGGTAAAATTCACCACAATCCGGAGATCCCCGTCATGATAATGCCGGGCAAGCCCGGGTTTGTATTTCAGGAAACGGGTCACCAGGGTATCTTCAATGGTTTTTTTATCGCAGTGTTCCGGATCGATACATTCCACGCCCACCGACAGTACCGCTTCATCCGGGCGTTTCCCGTCACCGATGAAAGCCTCATATTCCCCATTCAGGCATTCCATGTTTTCCGGCTGGAAGACCGCCGCCTCTATATCCACACGGTTTATGGAATTCTCGAAGATCCATGCAGTCTCGGCTTCCCGCTGGGGATTGTGGATCCGCATGTGCGTCCTGCCGCAGGCGCACCGGTTCCGGGAGAGGACAACGGTCGTATCTTCGGTATCATAGTTGAGGAGAAGCATCCCCGCTTTTGCTCCTACGGGAAGCAGGGTTGTGAGGACTCCCCTGCCGCAGGCGCCATCATGGACAAACGACTCCATCCGGGGATCATAGACATCCAGGTGAACGAGATCCTCAGGTACATGAAGTCCGGCAATCTCTGTGCATTCCCCGCACATAGTACCTTCAGTACTACCATAGGTATTGTACACCGGGCACTCCCAGAGTTCAGCGAGGTACTTCCGGGACTCATCGGCAAAGCTCTCGCCACCCGCAACCAGCTTGTCGATAGAGGTTTCGGAGGGCGCGAGACCTTCTGCCCTGAGCCTCCTGTAGAGGCGCAGGAGTTTGAAGACACTCCCGATGATCGCGGTAGGCCGGTAGCTTTTGAGGATCCGCGATTCAAATGAACATTTGCCAATGGGAATGATCCCCATGCCAATTTTCTGT from uncultured Methanoregula sp. harbors:
- a CDS encoding GTP-dependent dephospho-CoA kinase family protein produces the protein MLTLPEEHRRLFKEPFGELYREIDEILPHLSGHMVCAVGDVVTYNLQKHGIVPDVAVVDGFTMRTPCSRIPEVTSTCTMVKNPAGTLTDELIDALDRAVANPPTTIVVDGEEDLAVIPMVIAAPLGAIVLYGQPGEGVVFRTVTPEAKETARIFLSHFIRS
- a CDS encoding 30S ribosomal protein S27ae — protein: MAAKKAAASKGTVRGAYFKVEGAKVTTAKKYCPRCGPGVMMADHKDRATCGKCGYTEFRK
- a CDS encoding bifunctional N(6)-L-threonylcarbamoyladenine synthase/serine/threonine protein kinase, yielding MPVFGQILGIEGTAWNLSAALFDHDLLALASRPYRPAQGGIHPREAAQHHASVMNELIGSVLSEPEKVSGIAFSQGPGLGPCLRTVATAARSLALALDVPLVGVNHCVAHVEIGCFATGCKDPIVLYASGANTQVIGYLNGRYRIFGETLDIGIGNALDKFARAKNFPHPGGPLIETNAQGGRYIELPYTVKGMDLAFSGLISAAKDSRAPLADVCYSLQETAFAMCVEVTERALSLSGKEEVLLVGGVGANRRLQDMLRIMCEERGARFFVPEQKYLGDNGAMIAYTGKLMLESGTSLPIEASQVNPSFRSDEVEVTWKRDPAKPVPGATGRKKDAPRQGAEAVITFGPAVVEKYRVAKKYRVPALDRRLVTERTRAEARLIHAARKGGVPTPVLHDITADTIVMERISGTLLTDDLNEKNLRNAGNAIGKLHSAGLMHGDLTTSNLVLREGDGACVLIDFGLAQVTQEIEQRGVDIHVLYQTLESTAPDRCAGLKAAFESGYRETFAGADEILAREHEIELRGRYL
- a CDS encoding TMEM175 family protein: MVVSEPINKVNLERLTNGIYAFTMTLMIRNLQFPPPGTLTDTTAFFRFIDTTLLSVLDFIGAFLILGMFWLFYFQMFHRMKTYDSRFLYIHLLSLMVVVFVPFTQSFTSDGSEIPISDIVFQLNYLVLALLLAGAWYYACRARPSLLVPELTGAEAIFLQKKYLVPVGVSLFGIAVLLSGFPYYDIIYFFPFVIIAIFFRHPPGIPEESS
- a CDS encoding DUF362 domain-containing protein, whose product is MRPVFVSGVPRDCGDNVLAAAIRDTLVAATDDFAWLKDGNTVLLKPALNSGNPYPSTTHPLALSVTAGILEERGARVVIGDQSGIEHVLHHPGGVILGSSRENFLRSGMGTGLESRFVSFEDEGWDSGFYHHRSDRTRSWPRGFFISRWAAKADHIICLPRLSTHSQAGATLGLKCMVGMLREDSRMEFHANGPYNSFILGAAKGSSLVSHNDGSGTFFEKIVEISDAIREKVRLTLVVATAAQATFGPDRYSLRLGPVGLGKAYVARPDAGLVFASADPVAAEAFSLALLRDLKSRIPFLPRFSERCILSSNPNVQNLLKIPVKDHPYIRHAMKIGLGEMPGRIVYRNVPVALAEQLDRELR
- a CDS encoding putative phosphothreonine lyase domain-containg protein, yielding MAEVDPEALADVAYGIFEHLLNRRLREQGRYLYMYVEEGIDFKAELSAIFDAFREEYPQLAEAMINRFSGIDTIYRMLCEGEGTLPSKTTQMYWIVLDAPGSAPEAIEDENAGKWLIFQEPDLADAAWKKVRDATVSLELGISAKVSTAKPNPDSRDNRKVIYVYTKDWADEADVMRVREKLRSLGFVDRIGYKRNIETFAGEYAKKGKRVTYYTA
- a CDS encoding 50S ribosomal protein L40e, whose protein sequence is MAKFPEAEARLLNVKICMHCNARNAIRATSCRKCGYQNLRPKNKERKA
- the rdgB gene encoding RdgB/HAM1 family non-canonical purine NTP pyrophosphatase, producing the protein MKITMVTGNANKAREVAAFFGGLLEVSHVTLDLPEHRSEDVGEIAEGKARFAYAQLKTPLIVDDTGFSIRALNGFPGPYAAYVQQSIGNTGILKLMEGRTDRAAHFTTAIAYADARGVQIFSGVLDGQITHSPRGDGGFGYDPIFEIGGKTLAEIPMEEKSKMSHRARALAAFHDWFVTDTRLAGEPRDTNG
- a CDS encoding 30S ribosomal protein S24e, producing the protein MDFEITSDKRNELLSRREVQFNLKYDGATPSRMQIIGKLCALLNVKEHQVTLDTLNSSFGKTELTGAARIYDSEETRNKTERPHLAARGMPKPKEEGAA
- a CDS encoding MBL fold metallo-hydrolase, with the protein product MQITPAIHALRHPFQVPVAPGIALDRFVYSYLIAGETITLTDTGVAGCETRIFDYIRSIGRDPNEISLIILTHSHPDHIGAARAIRDATGCTVAAHAAERAWIEDVGRQNRERPVPGFDTLVGGPVPLDFELEDGCTIDTDGTAEYEVQVIHTPGHSAGSIALFMTGEGALFSGDAIPVAGDLPVYDDAAGSVRSIRLLRSLQGIRHLLSAWDEPRSGDAVYLQMDRALAYLRKIHNAVLASAGESDPEIMEVTRRTAEALGLPPQAINPLLARTFAANLKARDYAIFID
- the htpX gene encoding zinc metalloprotease HtpX → MEWKRDWGLTARVWFTGLLLLLLYLVFMTILLAFGVGYWFIVLIAVGMALFQYFFSDKMVLWSTGARIIEADEYPELHRTVEKLCKEAELPMPRLAIMQSPVPNAFATGRSPKHAVVACTDSIMRLLNKDELEAVLAHELSHVKNRDILTMTFASLIAMIASMIMQSFFFSALFGGNNRENGGGIIIWIVAIIVYAVSTLLILALSRYREFAADRGSALITRNPRALMSALNKISGRIDVIPPDAKAKVEGANAFFIIPALSGNSIMELLSTHPPLEKRIANLEKVEAELRGY